One stretch of Nodularia sp. LEGE 06071 DNA includes these proteins:
- a CDS encoding NAD(P)H-hydrate dehydratase, with amino-acid sequence MQDRPEQVSQVVVTAGQMREIEERIFAAGMPVAALMEKVAGLIALRIQQVRGSRVGILVGPGHNGGDALVVARELYFRGYEVWIYSPFSKLKELTSQHLQYAQSLGIPYYQEVEQLPDCDFLIDGLFGFGLERPITDAIALAINRLNQWHKPILSIDVPSGIHTDTGEVLGTAIRATHTFCLGLWKLAFLQDQALDYIGKAELIDFDIPLADVQAVLGDAPRIKRITPATAQSTLPLPRPPVTHKYKEGHLLLICGSRRYAGGAILTALGARASGVGMLSIAVPESMKPLLVSHLPEALIIGCPETETGAIAHLQLPENTDLSSFSAIACGPGLTLDATPIVQEVISGEVSLVLDADGLNILAYMGTIPTLQKRQAPTILTPHTGEFQRLFPDIADPKHDRVKAVKEAAAQSGAVVLLKGARTAIANSQGAIWINPESTPALARGGSGDVLTGLIGGLLAQAATKEIPVEDIVATAAWWHSQAGILAAQERTELGVDAFTLTQYLMKVISNLGNI; translated from the coding sequence ATGCAAGATAGGCCAGAACAAGTTTCACAAGTCGTAGTCACTGCTGGGCAAATGCGGGAGATTGAAGAACGCATCTTTGCCGCCGGAATGCCTGTTGCGGCTTTAATGGAAAAGGTGGCGGGATTAATTGCTCTTCGTATTCAGCAGGTGAGGGGATCTCGTGTCGGGATTTTAGTTGGCCCTGGTCATAATGGTGGTGATGCTTTGGTTGTCGCCCGTGAATTATACTTTCGCGGGTATGAGGTGTGGATATATTCTCCTTTTAGCAAGCTGAAGGAGTTAACTTCGCAGCATTTACAATATGCCCAGAGTTTAGGTATCCCATATTATCAAGAAGTTGAGCAATTGCCTGATTGTGATTTTTTGATTGATGGGTTGTTTGGTTTTGGTTTAGAAAGACCAATTACTGATGCCATAGCTTTGGCAATTAATCGTCTCAATCAATGGCATAAGCCGATTTTGAGCATCGATGTCCCATCTGGTATACACACTGATACAGGTGAAGTCTTAGGCACAGCTATTCGGGCGACTCACACATTTTGTCTGGGTTTATGGAAGTTGGCTTTTTTGCAAGACCAAGCTTTAGATTATATCGGCAAAGCTGAGTTAATCGATTTTGATATTCCTTTAGCTGATGTGCAAGCTGTTTTAGGGGATGCACCCAGAATTAAACGCATTACCCCAGCCACAGCACAGTCAACTTTACCTTTACCTCGTCCCCCAGTCACCCACAAATATAAGGAAGGTCATTTACTGCTGATTTGTGGTTCCCGTCGCTATGCCGGGGGGGCGATTTTAACGGCTTTGGGTGCGCGTGCTAGTGGTGTGGGAATGCTTTCAATTGCTGTGCCAGAATCTATGAAACCTCTTTTGGTGTCGCATTTACCCGAAGCTTTAATTATAGGTTGTCCAGAGACGGAAACTGGAGCGATCGCACATCTGCAATTACCAGAAAACACTGATTTGAGTTCCTTTAGTGCGATCGCCTGTGGCCCTGGTTTAACATTAGATGCTACCCCCATTGTCCAAGAGGTAATTTCGGGCGAAGTTTCCTTAGTCCTCGATGCGGATGGATTGAATATCTTGGCATACATGGGAACCATCCCCACATTACAAAAGCGCCAAGCGCCAACAATTCTGACACCCCACACAGGTGAATTTCAGCGATTATTCCCCGATATTGCCGACCCCAAGCACGACAGGGTAAAAGCAGTAAAAGAAGCAGCAGCACAAAGTGGGGCTGTAGTTTTATTAAAAGGGGCAAGAACTGCGATCGCTAACTCCCAAGGTGCAATTTGGATTAATCCTGAAAGTACCCCAGCCTTAGCCCGTGGTGGTAGTGGCGACGTGTTGACAGGGTTAATTGGGGGATTATTGGCACAAGCAGCCACGAAAGAAATTCCTGTAGAGGATATTGTAGCCACTGCGGCTTGGTGGCATTCTCAAGCCGGGATTTTAGCAGCCCAAGAACGCACAGAATTAGGTGTAGATGCCTTTACCTTGACACAATATCTAATGAAAGTGATCAGTAATCTAGGCAATATCTAG
- a CDS encoding COP23 domain-containing protein — MKLNLRLQILLGLSIAPILALVLHQPGYAQQKYRCNLRGKNPTTEVRTRRGWEPMLLWESNFFDATISKQERCRIVSNRLQGYDDHKMIPYLTSRRNVNGYPVLCILDRVSKQCSQKDVVVTLIPRTDPGVVLTQVRYFRRGAAGARGVSLSGSNTVFYRDGNFYVNLNQLLEEDN; from the coding sequence ATGAAACTAAACCTACGATTACAAATACTTTTAGGGTTATCCATCGCTCCCATTTTGGCATTAGTATTGCATCAGCCCGGCTATGCACAACAAAAATACAGGTGTAATCTCAGAGGTAAAAACCCGACCACCGAGGTTCGCACAAGGCGCGGCTGGGAACCGATGCTACTTTGGGAGAGTAACTTTTTTGATGCTACAATTTCTAAGCAAGAACGCTGTCGAATAGTTAGTAATAGATTACAGGGATACGACGATCACAAAATGATCCCCTATCTCACATCAAGAAGAAACGTGAATGGGTATCCTGTGCTGTGTATTCTGGATAGAGTAAGTAAACAATGCTCACAAAAAGATGTTGTTGTGACTCTCATACCACGTACTGATCCTGGAGTGGTTTTGACACAGGTCAGATATTTTCGGCGGGGTGCTGCTGGTGCAAGAGGTGTGTCCTTGAGTGGTAGTAACACTGTATTCTATAGAGATGGCAATTTTTACGTTAACCTGAATCAACTTTTAGAAGAAGATAATTAA
- a CDS encoding S1 family peptidase produces MIRKCLLSGLHSALLILTSLGGIAIYFPTSELVTVPLPYPSLVSGAAVKPVAKAITVKIISKGFLGTGTLINKRDKIYTVITNDHVLTASEPTYEIQTPDGRIYLAEVSQVVKFGDDDLGLLQFTTDQVYQIAAVSNSSALTVGDEVFASGFTGEAQDIIFTHGHVSLLLDKSLEGGYQLGYTNDIHKGMSGGPIFNIQGEVVGINGLHNEPLWDAPDLYADGSLPCQPLQEMITASSWAIPIEKVAQLAPNFVQLKLPQLFILSLESKKHIDYTALQMRVKAATAKSCTLLRQ; encoded by the coding sequence ATGATTCGCAAATGTCTACTGTCGGGACTTCATTCTGCACTGCTAATCTTAACTTCTCTGGGAGGAATAGCCATTTATTTCCCAACATCAGAACTAGTCACAGTCCCGTTACCATACCCCAGTCTGGTTTCAGGTGCAGCAGTTAAGCCAGTAGCAAAAGCAATTACTGTAAAAATTATCTCTAAAGGTTTTTTAGGAACAGGAACGCTGATTAATAAACGAGATAAAATTTATACTGTCATCACTAATGACCATGTGTTAACCGCTTCTGAACCAACTTATGAAATTCAAACCCCCGATGGTCGCATTTATTTGGCTGAAGTTTCGCAAGTAGTCAAATTTGGCGATGATGATTTAGGTTTATTACAGTTTACCACGGATCAAGTTTATCAAATTGCTGCTGTGAGCAATTCGTCGGCGTTAACGGTAGGGGATGAAGTTTTTGCTAGTGGTTTTACTGGGGAAGCGCAAGATATAATTTTTACTCATGGTCATGTATCCTTATTACTTGACAAGTCTCTAGAGGGAGGCTATCAACTGGGATACACCAATGATATTCATAAAGGTATGAGTGGTGGTCCGATTTTCAATATCCAAGGTGAGGTGGTGGGTATTAATGGTTTACACAATGAACCTTTGTGGGACGCGCCTGATTTATACGCCGATGGTTCCCTACCTTGTCAACCTTTGCAGGAGATGATTACTGCTTCTAGTTGGGCTATACCTATAGAAAAAGTAGCACAACTTGCTCCTAATTTTGTGCAACTTAAATTGCCTCAATTATTTATATTATCTTTAGAGTCCAAGAAGCATATTGATTATACAGCTTTGCAAATGCGGGTGAAAGCGGCGACGGCTAAAAGTTGTACTTTGCTTCGACAATAG
- a CDS encoding serine/threonine-protein kinase, protein MLPFIQKNLIGQILPGQKGRYEIKAEIGRGGFGQTYLAEDLDNHNQKCVVKLLKPNQDKQNLNRVDFQELKKLFEREANHLNKLNHPQIPKLKDYFVIKRKLALIVKKEFYLVEEYIEGQELSSELPPTLPLSSSQVWEILHDILEILVFLQTQKLVHRDITPENLIRRERDQKLVLVDFGTVKDMTLHQKNQPSIVVGTLPYMPIERKTGEVSFNTDVYAVGIIGIQALTGFLPNSPHANGIITEDDGQIVWRNSAPNVNSELADVIDKMVHPDWQQTRYRTAKDALDELRKIKARIQSIPVQRIPNHQPLNVPTLMIGEPQNNIQPFKPPKFALFCQKKLANFINILSTLPELYTISVAPNPTSTNHQTLAHQNTQSKPVLVIAIVAAILTVSGISSGIAFTMTYLLNGSQPENLTKTYIDNQTNMGFSINYSENWTPTTAPADEQEKVIFSPKNQSQEKTCALEVSVNIADLGKALTREEYTKIVSDTIERDKSNKLLTANQLSRVGKDYDAYEITSTRKEDRCTLKILERGTLFHKKAYYIIYQAPDKKYNKFWPVVEKMINSFEINEDS, encoded by the coding sequence ATGCTACCCTTTATCCAAAAAAACTTAATTGGTCAAATCCTCCCAGGACAAAAAGGACGCTATGAAATCAAAGCAGAAATAGGTCGGGGTGGCTTTGGTCAAACCTATTTAGCGGAAGATTTAGATAACCACAATCAAAAATGCGTGGTTAAATTGCTCAAGCCTAACCAGGACAAACAAAACTTGAATCGAGTCGATTTCCAAGAACTCAAGAAATTATTTGAAAGAGAAGCAAATCATCTCAATAAATTAAATCATCCCCAAATTCCCAAATTAAAAGATTACTTTGTCATCAAACGTAAGCTGGCACTAATAGTCAAAAAGGAGTTTTATTTAGTTGAAGAATATATAGAAGGTCAAGAACTGAGTTCAGAATTACCGCCCACCTTGCCATTATCAAGTAGTCAGGTTTGGGAAATCCTCCATGACATTTTAGAAATTTTGGTCTTCCTACAAACTCAAAAGTTAGTTCACCGAGATATCACACCAGAAAATTTAATTAGAAGGGAAAGAGACCAAAAACTTGTATTAGTTGACTTCGGCACAGTCAAAGACATGACATTGCATCAAAAAAATCAACCCAGTATTGTTGTTGGGACATTACCATATATGCCAATAGAACGCAAAACTGGTGAAGTTAGCTTCAACACCGATGTCTATGCTGTAGGTATAATTGGTATTCAAGCCTTAACAGGTTTTCTGCCTAATTCACCTCATGCCAATGGCATTATTACAGAAGATGACGGTCAAATAGTCTGGCGAAACTCAGCCCCAAATGTCAACAGCGAACTAGCTGATGTCATTGACAAAATGGTACATCCAGATTGGCAACAAACACGTTACCGCACAGCCAAAGATGCATTAGACGAATTAAGAAAAATCAAAGCCAGAATACAGAGTATTCCTGTACAAAGAATCCCTAACCATCAGCCTTTGAACGTTCCTACTTTGATGATTGGCGAACCGCAAAATAATATTCAACCTTTCAAACCACCAAAGTTTGCCTTATTTTGTCAAAAAAAATTAGCTAATTTCATTAATATACTATCAACCTTACCAGAATTATACACAATATCTGTTGCACCTAACCCGACTTCAACAAATCATCAAACTTTGGCTCATCAAAATACCCAATCAAAGCCAGTTTTAGTCATTGCTATAGTAGCCGCAATCTTAACTGTTTCTGGTATTAGTTCTGGTATTGCTTTTACTATGACCTATTTATTGAATGGCTCCCAACCAGAAAATTTAACCAAAACCTATATTGACAATCAAACCAACATGGGTTTTAGCATTAACTATTCTGAAAACTGGACACCCACAACTGCACCAGCAGACGAACAAGAGAAAGTGATATTTTCGCCCAAAAATCAATCCCAAGAAAAAACCTGTGCTTTAGAAGTGAGTGTGAATATTGCTGATTTAGGTAAAGCTTTAACCAGGGAAGAATATACCAAAATAGTTTCTGACACCATAGAACGTGACAAATCCAATAAATTATTAACAGCCAACCAACTCAGCAGAGTAGGTAAAGATTATGATGCTTATGAAATTACCAGTACCCGTAAAGAAGATAGATGTACACTAAAGATATTAGAACGTGGAACTCTCTTTCATAAAAAAGCCTACTATATTATTTATCAAGCCCCAGACAAAAAATATAATAAGTTCTGGCCTGTAGTGGAAAAAATGATTAATTCCTTTGAAATTAACGAGGATAGTTAA
- a CDS encoding tetratricopeptide repeat-containing serine protease family protein — protein sequence MMKLTYFLPVGLLAAAVVMIQPQSLAALTAQEVDAIAKEITVRIDGQDDASSGSGIIIERNGDNYLVLTNWHVVEGKGDYTIYPREGRARRYTVKSSQVQRLPGVDLAVLVFNSSTNYQTASIGNANQLQNGMKLRITGFPVQGPTIRERTYISLSGEMSGRLSKPHDGYELISSVSALSGMSGGPILNENGEVVGVTGLGEVDARTRNVSLGLGIPINTYQRLAANIKTLLPQNASPPTENFFNIGFAKSEKGDHRGAIVAYTEAIRLNPNYADAYYNRGVVRNKSGDKQGAITDYNQAIGINPNHALAYNNRGFARSALGDKQGAITDYNQAIRINPNHALAYNNRGFARSELGDKQGAITDYNQAILLNPNLALAYNNRGVFRSESGDKQGAITDYNQAIQINPNFALAYHNRGNARYELGDKQGAINDYNQAIRINPNLALTY from the coding sequence ATGATGAAACTTACTTATTTTTTGCCCGTAGGTTTGCTGGCTGCGGCTGTGGTGATGATACAACCTCAGAGTTTGGCGGCGTTAACTGCACAGGAGGTTGATGCTATTGCTAAGGAAATTACGGTTCGCATTGATGGCCAGGATGATGCTAGTAGTGGTTCTGGGATTATTATTGAACGCAATGGCGATAATTACTTGGTGCTGACGAACTGGCACGTTGTGGAAGGTAAGGGTGATTACACAATTTATCCTCGTGAGGGTAGGGCTAGGCGATACACTGTTAAATCTAGTCAGGTGCAACGCTTACCAGGGGTAGATTTGGCTGTATTGGTGTTTAACAGCAGCACAAATTATCAAACGGCATCTATAGGAAATGCTAATCAGTTGCAAAATGGGATGAAACTACGCATTACTGGGTTTCCTGTACAGGGACCAACCATTAGGGAACGCACCTATATATCTTTGTCTGGAGAAATGTCTGGGAGGTTATCAAAACCGCATGATGGTTATGAGTTGATTTCTTCTGTTTCAGCCCTATCAGGCATGAGTGGGGGGCCAATACTGAATGAAAATGGGGAAGTGGTGGGGGTAACTGGACTGGGAGAAGTTGATGCGAGAACGCGTAATGTGAGTTTGGGGTTAGGGATTCCCATTAATACTTATCAGAGGTTGGCAGCAAATATCAAAACTTTGCTACCGCAAAATGCTAGTCCCCCAACTGAGAACTTTTTTAATATCGGTTTTGCTAAGTCTGAAAAAGGAGACCACCGAGGGGCAATTGTGGCTTACACTGAAGCAATTCGCCTCAATCCCAACTATGCCGATGCCTACTACAACCGGGGAGTTGTCCGTAATAAATCGGGAGATAAACAGGGGGCAATCACTGATTACAATCAAGCTATCGGGATTAATCCCAACCATGCCCTAGCCTACAACAACCGGGGATTTGCCCGTTCTGCATTGGGAGATAAACAGGGGGCAATCACTGATTACAATCAAGCTATCCGGATTAATCCTAACCATGCCCTAGCCTACAACAACCGGGGATTTGCCCGTTCTGAATTGGGAGATAAACAGGGGGCAATCACTGATTACAATCAAGCCATCCTGCTTAATCCCAACCTTGCCCTAGCCTACAACAACCGGGGAGTTTTCCGTTCTGAATCGGGAGATAAACAGGGGGCAATCACTGATTACAATCAAGCAATCCAGATTAATCCCAACTTTGCCCTAGCCTACCACAACCGGGGAAATGCCCGTTATGAATTAGGAGATAAACAGGGGGCAATCAATGATTACAATCAAGCTATCCGGATTAATCCCAACCTTGCCCTAACCTATTAA